From the Bacillus tuaregi genome, one window contains:
- a CDS encoding aldehyde dehydrogenase family protein has product MLTTKVETFSNYINGEWTESVSQKTFTNINPANKEEIVGIFQASNEEDVKQAIDAAVEAFPSWAATAPSKRAAILNKAADILEENAEALAEELTREEGKHVSDAKNEVIRSAQTLRFYAVEGQTFTGETFPNDDPNMKVSTEREPLGVISVITPWNFPISIPSRKIAPALITGNTVVFKPSSDTPLIAVRLVEALHNAGIPKGVINLVTGKASDVGDLLVTDPAIKAVTFTGSTGAGEDIHHKSSFTTRLQMELGGKNPIIVMDDADVDQAATLTVNGGFSLTGQACTGTSRVIVMKEVKDAYVEKLIEKTKALKVGNGFENGVKIGPLANEKQLKNVLNYIEIGKEDGATLVYGGEQLTSGEYEKGYFVQPAIFTDVRSSMRIAKEEIFGPVIAIIEVNSYEEAIEIANDVEYGLSASIITNNLKTAHQFTKDIQAGTVKVNRTTTGNLMNAPFGGVKKSSTSTFRESGRVGLEFFSQVKTVYVGY; this is encoded by the coding sequence GTGCTTACAACAAAAGTAGAAACATTCAGCAACTATATTAATGGTGAATGGACAGAATCTGTAAGTCAAAAAACATTTACCAATATCAATCCGGCTAATAAGGAAGAGATTGTTGGGATTTTTCAAGCCTCTAATGAAGAAGATGTAAAGCAAGCGATTGATGCAGCTGTTGAAGCATTTCCGAGCTGGGCGGCTACTGCTCCTTCTAAGCGTGCAGCCATCTTAAATAAAGCTGCAGATATCCTTGAAGAAAATGCTGAGGCTCTTGCTGAAGAATTGACTCGAGAAGAAGGAAAGCATGTTTCAGATGCTAAGAATGAAGTCATACGCTCAGCCCAAACACTACGGTTTTACGCAGTTGAAGGGCAAACCTTTACTGGAGAAACCTTTCCAAATGATGATCCAAATATGAAAGTTTCAACTGAGCGTGAACCACTTGGAGTTATAAGTGTCATTACTCCTTGGAATTTTCCTATTTCGATTCCTTCTCGTAAGATTGCTCCTGCATTAATTACAGGTAATACTGTTGTGTTTAAACCTTCATCAGATACCCCTCTAATAGCTGTACGTCTTGTTGAGGCATTACATAATGCAGGTATTCCAAAAGGCGTTATCAATCTAGTAACAGGGAAAGCTTCTGATGTAGGAGATTTGTTAGTAACAGATCCAGCGATTAAAGCTGTAACGTTTACAGGATCAACTGGAGCGGGTGAAGATATTCATCATAAATCATCTTTTACAACTAGATTACAAATGGAATTAGGTGGTAAAAACCCTATTATCGTTATGGATGATGCAGATGTCGATCAGGCAGCTACTTTGACTGTAAATGGCGGATTTTCTTTAACAGGTCAGGCTTGTACTGGCACGAGTCGTGTTATTGTCATGAAGGAAGTAAAAGATGCATATGTTGAGAAGTTAATTGAAAAAACAAAAGCCTTAAAAGTAGGCAATGGCTTTGAAAACGGTGTAAAGATTGGTCCGTTAGCAAATGAAAAGCAGCTGAAGAATGTTCTGAACTATATTGAAATCGGTAAAGAAGATGGTGCAACCCTTGTATATGGCGGTGAACAGCTGACAAGCGGGGAGTACGAAAAAGGCTATTTTGTTCAGCCGGCTATTTTTACAGATGTTCGCTCTAGCATGAGAATTGCAAAAGAAGAAATCTTTGGGCCTGTTATAGCTATTATTGAAGTGAATTCGTATGAGGAAGCAATAGAGATTGCTAATGATGTAGAGTATGGCTTATCCGCTTCTATTATTACTAATAACTTAAAGACTGCCCATCAGTTTACAAAGGATATTCAAGCTGGAACCGTTAAAGTAAATCGTACGACAACCGGAAACCTAATGAATGCACCATTTGGTGGAGTTAAAAAATCAAGTACTTCAACTTTCCGTGAATCCGGCAGAGTTGGTTTAGAATTTTTCAGTCAAGTAAAAACAGTCTATGTTGGCTATTAA
- a CDS encoding MFS transporter, producing MSTLKKHLIGDIELTKDLTLLLLIGGLYSLSVALSNTFVNIFLWKQTGKLLDIGFYNLAVTVAQPFTFILAGRWAKKIDRVIVLRIGVIFLALFYLSVLGFGASASKYLLVLGTLLGMGYGFYWLAFNVLTFEITEPETRDFFNGFLGILTSAGGMIGPFAAGFIISKLEKFSGYSIVFGISLGLFALAVFLSFSLKRRPANGKYCFKRIMSERKHNLNWKMVTNAHFFQGLREGIFAFMISVLVFLSTGTEMALGTYGLINSGVSFLAYFAVSRLIKKNQRLKSILIGGLLLYAAIFLIAFDVTYTKLLIYAATIAIAYPLLLVPYLSITYDVIGSGWKAAEMRIEYIVVREVFLNAGRIVSILLFLIMVKMMDAKEGLPILFLALGAGHSLIYLFIRRVQLNLPQRKQKEA from the coding sequence ATGAGCACATTAAAAAAACATTTGATTGGTGATATTGAACTTACGAAGGATTTAACCCTTCTGCTGCTTATAGGCGGCTTATATTCCTTGAGTGTTGCCCTGTCTAATACATTCGTAAATATTTTTTTGTGGAAACAGACAGGAAAGCTGCTGGATATTGGCTTTTATAATCTAGCGGTAACAGTAGCGCAGCCATTTACATTTATTCTTGCCGGCAGATGGGCAAAGAAGATAGACAGAGTGATCGTTTTAAGGATCGGCGTCATCTTTCTCGCCCTTTTTTATTTAAGTGTGCTAGGTTTTGGTGCATCAGCCTCAAAGTATTTATTAGTCCTTGGGACACTCTTGGGCATGGGTTATGGGTTTTATTGGCTTGCCTTTAACGTACTAACGTTTGAAATAACGGAGCCAGAAACAAGAGATTTTTTTAATGGTTTCCTTGGTATTCTTACCTCCGCTGGTGGAATGATTGGTCCGTTTGCAGCCGGATTTATTATTTCTAAATTAGAAAAATTCAGCGGTTATTCCATCGTTTTTGGGATATCATTAGGTCTGTTTGCCTTGGCCGTCTTTTTAAGCTTCTCATTAAAAAGGAGACCGGCAAATGGAAAGTATTGTTTTAAGCGGATTATGTCAGAGAGAAAACACAATCTTAATTGGAAAATGGTCACAAATGCGCATTTTTTCCAAGGTCTCCGTGAAGGTATCTTTGCCTTTATGATTTCAGTGCTTGTGTTTCTTTCAACTGGAACTGAAATGGCTTTAGGAACCTATGGGCTTATCAATTCAGGAGTGTCCTTTCTCGCGTATTTTGCCGTATCAAGGTTAATAAAAAAAAATCAGCGTTTAAAATCCATTCTAATCGGAGGTTTGCTGTTGTATGCAGCCATTTTTCTCATTGCCTTTGATGTCACCTACACTAAATTACTTATCTATGCTGCTACGATAGCAATAGCCTATCCGCTTCTATTAGTACCCTATCTTTCGATTACCTATGATGTAATCGGAAGCGGCTGGAAGGCTGCTGAAATGAGAATAGAATACATAGTTGTTCGAGAAGTTTTTCTAAATGCGGGTAGAATTGTTTCCATTCTTCTCTTTCTTATTATGGTAAAGATGATGGATGCAAAGGAAGGCTTGCCTATTCTTTTTCTTGCCTTGGGGGCTGGCCATAGCTTGATTTATTTGTTCATTAGACGTGTTCAATTAAACCTGCCGCAAAGAAAACAAAAAGAGGCTTAG
- a CDS encoding DUF1189 domain-containing protein, which produces MNIFKQLIVSLYSPRNIAGFRQQGTGKTIFYVFFLTLLSVLPSIYYFSTSMMAGFNAVEDTITSEIPSFTIENGELVVEENAPITIKSGDLTVVFDGTGTLDQADVSRSDNTIFFLKNEITYTITGQTQSFPYSMLGDTAVTKEDLLSIINSLDSLLPVMLPITLIIIYLFSTAMKFIEVTILALIGLALKNLAGKPLRYGQLFRLAAYSITLPTIFFIIMDSLQTVVPSGFFIHWFVAIMMLMLSIKEVQSDSTEGKTDM; this is translated from the coding sequence ATGAATATATTTAAACAGCTAATTGTAAGTCTTTATTCGCCAAGAAACATCGCAGGATTTCGACAACAAGGAACAGGAAAAACGATATTCTATGTTTTTTTCCTGACCCTTCTTTCCGTCCTTCCAAGTATCTATTACTTCAGCACTTCTATGATGGCAGGATTTAACGCGGTTGAAGATACCATTACAAGTGAAATACCTTCATTTACAATAGAAAATGGTGAATTAGTAGTAGAGGAAAATGCACCAATTACTATAAAAAGCGGGGATTTGACCGTTGTTTTTGACGGTACGGGAACTCTTGATCAAGCTGATGTTTCGCGATCCGACAATACGATTTTTTTCTTAAAAAATGAAATAACGTACACAATTACAGGTCAAACACAATCCTTTCCCTATTCAATGCTGGGAGACACTGCTGTCACAAAAGAAGATCTTTTATCCATAATTAACTCACTAGATTCCCTTCTACCTGTGATGCTTCCCATAACATTGATCATCATTTATTTATTCTCAACGGCTATGAAATTTATTGAAGTGACCATTTTGGCATTAATCGGTCTTGCCTTAAAAAACCTAGCTGGAAAACCACTTCGGTATGGTCAGTTATTTCGCTTAGCAGCCTATAGTATCACATTGCCTACTATTTTCTTCATTATTATGGACAGTTTACAAACGGTCGTTCCGAGTGGTTTTTTCATCCACTGGTTTGTAGCTATCATGATGCTAATGCTCTCTATTAAAGAAGTTCAATCCGATAGTACAGAAGGAAAGACAGACATGTAA
- a CDS encoding chromate transporter produces MNPYIELSIGFARTGLTGFGGGPSTIPLIEYEVVKKYKWMTEEEFGDVLALANTLPGPIATKMAAYIGYKVKGSLGATVAILAHILPSIIALIGLLGALYAYRHSPIVGGMVLGVTPVIGYMLAEMAYGFYKKGHKGLGLSKMIIFTAISFVTMQIIGLHPGILIAAFLLSAFFIARRKKKAAKTAEVIIERKEKSL; encoded by the coding sequence TTGAATCCTTATATTGAATTATCTATTGGATTTGCCCGCACTGGTTTAACCGGATTTGGAGGAGGACCTTCAACCATTCCATTAATAGAATATGAGGTTGTAAAAAAATACAAATGGATGACGGAAGAAGAGTTTGGGGATGTGTTGGCGCTCGCCAATACGTTACCGGGTCCCATTGCAACGAAAATGGCTGCCTATATTGGATATAAAGTAAAAGGAAGTCTAGGGGCAACGGTTGCTATTCTTGCCCATATTCTGCCATCAATTATTGCTTTGATTGGACTACTAGGAGCACTGTATGCCTATCGTCACTCACCAATTGTCGGTGGTATGGTTCTAGGTGTTACTCCTGTTATCGGCTATATGCTAGCAGAAATGGCTTATGGCTTTTATAAAAAGGGTCATAAGGGTTTAGGATTGTCAAAAATGATCATCTTTACAGCTATTTCCTTTGTCACCATGCAAATCATCGGACTTCATCCAGGAATCTTAATTGCTGCATTCTTGCTTTCTGCTTTCTTCATTGCACGGCGCAAGAAAAAGGCTGCAAAGACTGCCGAAGTCATTATTGAGAGAAAGGAAAAAAGCTTATGA
- a CDS encoding peptidoglycan D,D-transpeptidase FtsI family protein — MLFFIVFLLFSVLILRLGVVQIVYGEDYKREIERTEDVTVNNPVPRGKMFDTNGKIVVDNVPENAITYTNNGVSQTEMLEVAERLAKLIHKDADKVTERDMKDYWIIKNPKEAEKKVPEKELEELKVKYEDEEYDSKVYKLTLDRITEADLNSLSEQDIEIIAIYREFVSGYKFTPQIVKNKDVTPEEFAVVSENLQLLPGVDTTTDWERSYAYSDTLRSVLGGVTTSDKGLPAEEIDYYLSRDYSRNDRVGTSYLEKQYEDVLHGQKAKVKNITDQSGEIVSTEVITEGQRGKDLVLTIDMDLQLAVEQIIEQELWAAKSFPGTNLLDRAYVVLMDPHTGEIKSLAGKKIVRNEETGKTVMQDDALGTFTTTYNVGSAVKGATVLTGFQTGVIKPGSSFYDAPLYIAGTPPKKSWKSFGSINDVNALKYSSNVYMFLTAIKIGEGRYVPHGSLPINTDAFNTIRQHFAQFGLGVRTGVDLPGEQNGFKGSSTLPGHLMDLAIGQYDTYSAMQLAQYVSTVANGGSRMEPHMVREIREPQLDNELGPIVQEIQPKVLNRLDLENGWIERVQLGFKKVMQEQGGTANGFFGGKSYSPAGKTGTAESFYDGPLKKYKMASVMNLSLVGYAPSDNPEIAMSVIVPWAYTGGTDNRANLKIGEKVMDAYFELKAQRAAGNTTDENSNADTDEEAKNENNQQ, encoded by the coding sequence ATGCTGTTTTTTATTGTGTTTTTATTATTTTCGGTCTTAATTCTTCGACTAGGGGTTGTCCAAATTGTCTATGGTGAAGACTATAAAAGGGAAATCGAACGAACCGAGGATGTGACTGTTAATAACCCGGTACCAAGAGGGAAAATGTTTGATACGAATGGAAAAATTGTCGTCGATAATGTTCCAGAAAATGCCATAACCTATACGAATAATGGTGTTAGTCAAACGGAAATGCTCGAGGTTGCGGAAAGACTAGCGAAATTAATCCATAAAGATGCCGACAAAGTCACAGAAAGAGATATGAAGGATTATTGGATCATTAAGAATCCAAAAGAAGCAGAAAAAAAGGTTCCTGAAAAAGAGCTGGAGGAACTAAAAGTCAAATATGAAGACGAGGAATATGATAGTAAGGTTTATAAATTAACCCTCGATCGAATTACAGAAGCAGATTTAAACAGCTTATCTGAACAGGATATAGAAATTATTGCCATCTACCGTGAATTTGTAAGTGGTTATAAATTCACTCCACAAATCGTCAAAAATAAGGATGTCACACCAGAAGAATTTGCTGTTGTAAGTGAAAATCTTCAGCTTCTTCCAGGAGTAGACACAACAACCGATTGGGAACGCTCGTATGCTTATAGTGATACATTACGATCTGTCCTTGGTGGGGTGACAACCTCTGATAAAGGGCTGCCAGCGGAAGAAATAGATTATTATCTATCAAGAGATTACAGTCGCAATGACCGCGTTGGTACAAGCTATCTTGAAAAGCAGTATGAGGATGTACTACATGGACAAAAAGCCAAGGTGAAAAATATTACCGATCAGTCTGGTGAAATTGTTAGCACTGAAGTGATTACTGAAGGTCAAAGAGGGAAGGACCTTGTATTAACGATTGACATGGATTTACAGCTGGCGGTTGAACAGATTATTGAACAAGAGCTTTGGGCAGCAAAATCATTCCCAGGAACAAATTTATTGGACCGTGCTTACGTTGTATTAATGGATCCTCATACTGGTGAAATTAAATCGTTAGCAGGTAAGAAGATTGTAAGAAATGAGGAAACAGGTAAAACCGTAATGCAGGATGATGCACTAGGTACGTTCACCACAACCTATAATGTCGGCTCTGCTGTTAAGGGAGCAACGGTGTTAACCGGCTTTCAGACAGGTGTGATTAAGCCGGGTTCAAGCTTTTATGATGCACCGTTGTATATCGCAGGTACACCGCCGAAAAAATCTTGGAAATCCTTCGGTTCGATTAATGATGTGAATGCCTTAAAATATTCATCGAACGTCTATATGTTTCTGACGGCGATCAAAATTGGTGAAGGCCGTTATGTTCCACATGGGTCACTTCCTATAAACACCGATGCGTTTAATACGATTCGTCAGCATTTTGCCCAGTTTGGACTTGGAGTTCGGACTGGAGTTGATTTACCTGGTGAGCAAAACGGATTTAAAGGTTCTAGTACATTGCCAGGTCACTTAATGGACCTTGCGATTGGACAATATGATACGTATTCGGCTATGCAACTTGCTCAATATGTTTCAACGGTAGCAAATGGCGGTAGCCGTATGGAACCGCATATGGTAAGAGAAATTCGTGAGCCGCAGCTTGATAACGAGCTTGGACCCATTGTGCAGGAAATTCAGCCAAAGGTGTTAAATCGCTTAGATTTGGAGAATGGCTGGATTGAACGTGTACAGCTCGGCTTTAAAAAGGTCATGCAGGAGCAGGGTGGGACTGCAAACGGCTTTTTCGGTGGCAAGAGCTATTCACCGGCAGGCAAGACAGGAACTGCTGAATCCTTCTATGACGGTCCGCTCAAAAAATATAAGATGGCTTCCGTCATGAATCTCAGCCTTGTAGGCTATGCACCATCCGATAACCCTGAAATTGCGATGTCTGTGATTGTACCAT
- a CDS encoding GlcG/HbpS family heme-binding protein yields MKTSLKLELEEAKVMIEAAKQKSEEINVLETIAIVDDGGYVIALERMNGARITGPEIAIAKAFTAAGHKRSTHLFNKEPNGPALPGNEAFGIQHMLDGKFAIFVGGFPIVVNGEVVGGVGISGGNGEQDTAVGTAALKALQAVVADKGYEVITDADIKK; encoded by the coding sequence ATGAAGACATCTTTAAAGTTAGAATTAGAAGAAGCAAAAGTAATGATTGAAGCTGCAAAGCAGAAATCTGAAGAAATCAATGTATTAGAAACCATTGCTATTGTTGACGATGGCGGGTATGTGATTGCGTTAGAAAGAATGAATGGAGCTCGTATCACAGGTCCAGAAATTGCGATTGCGAAAGCTTTTACGGCCGCTGGTCACAAGCGTTCCACACATTTATTTAATAAAGAGCCAAATGGTCCGGCATTACCTGGTAATGAAGCATTTGGTATTCAGCATATGCTTGACGGAAAATTCGCTATTTTCGTTGGCGGTTTCCCGATCGTAGTAAACGGAGAAGTTGTTGGCGGAGTCGGCATAAGCGGCGGTAATGGGGAACAGGATACGGCAGTAGGTACTGCTGCCCTAAAAGCTTTGCAAGCTGTAGTGGCAGACAAAGGTTATGAAGTGATTACTGATGCAGATATAAAGAAATAA
- a CDS encoding 2Fe-2S iron-sulfur cluster-binding protein, whose product MPKIHFITSDKIIEVPENSSVLRMSLRYDGELPNRCGGGICGNCVCKIEEGAEFLDNVKVQERRKLGDELLEKGYRLGCQTFVTNGDIKISWDEEIKKQVIKRKPDKLKAKVTAGE is encoded by the coding sequence ATGCCAAAAATTCACTTTATTACGAGCGATAAGATAATTGAAGTGCCTGAGAATTCCAGTGTTTTAAGAATGTCCCTTCGTTATGATGGCGAGCTGCCAAACCGTTGTGGCGGAGGAATTTGCGGCAATTGCGTATGTAAAATTGAAGAAGGCGCTGAATTCCTAGATAATGTTAAAGTACAGGAAAGAAGAAAATTAGGTGATGAGCTGCTAGAAAAAGGGTACCGATTAGGCTGTCAGACCTTTGTAACAAATGGTGATATCAAAATTTCTTGGGATGAGGAAATTAAAAAACAGGTAATAAAAAGAAAGCCGGATAAATTAAAGGCAAAGGTTACAGCAGGAGAGTAA
- a CDS encoding chromate transporter, with amino-acid sequence MMYWDLFWAFFVANLLGYGGGPATIPLIQNEVVNNYDWMTLSEFGDLLAIANALPGPIATKLAGFIGFEIGGVLGATIALAGTILPSAIAVIILFKFVDLFKDSAEVKLMTKAVQPIIAVLLAVMAYQFFLTFFEGSGIIHLILLTVLSYLTLNKWKIHPSLVIIGALVYGGIFLQVA; translated from the coding sequence ATGATGTATTGGGATTTATTTTGGGCATTTTTTGTAGCAAATTTATTAGGCTATGGCGGCGGCCCTGCAACCATACCGTTAATCCAAAATGAAGTAGTCAATAATTATGACTGGATGACATTATCAGAGTTTGGCGATCTGTTAGCCATTGCAAATGCCTTACCTGGACCAATCGCAACAAAGCTTGCCGGTTTTATTGGATTTGAAATAGGGGGAGTTCTAGGAGCAACTATTGCGCTTGCAGGAACCATCTTACCTTCAGCCATTGCGGTCATCATCCTTTTTAAGTTTGTTGATTTATTTAAAGATTCAGCAGAAGTAAAGCTGATGACAAAAGCAGTTCAGCCCATTATTGCCGTACTTCTTGCAGTGATGGCCTATCAATTCTTTTTAACATTCTTTGAAGGTAGCGGAATTATACATCTTATTTTATTAACTGTACTTAGCTATTTAACATTGAACAAGTGGAAAATCCATCCTTCTTTAGTTATTATCGGGGCTCTAGTTTATGGTGGAATATTTCTACAAGTTGCCTGA
- a CDS encoding Crp/Fnr family transcriptional regulator, with amino-acid sequence MFEVKELNISLYSLLIQYFIDKEPIQKFPAGAYLFQEKEEVENIYLLLNGSVSVGRVHVKGKEFILKILSGEELIIEYELFKKRPTYHFFAKTMSNCEMLVIKKSQLEEYALREPDVLGALTNWLSVRYVKSQIKCQDLIMNGKKGGLYSILIRLCNNYGIVTENGILIDLPITHQELANLTFGTREVIQRMLKELREKDVLTYDNQRFTVKNLAYLRQEVDCQHCSKEICGIN; translated from the coding sequence ATGTTTGAAGTAAAGGAATTAAACATTTCCCTTTATAGTCTATTAATTCAGTATTTTATTGATAAAGAACCTATTCAAAAATTCCCAGCAGGCGCTTACCTTTTCCAAGAAAAAGAGGAGGTTGAGAACATTTACCTTCTCCTTAACGGGAGTGTATCTGTTGGACGTGTTCATGTAAAAGGAAAGGAATTTATACTCAAAATATTAAGCGGTGAAGAACTAATTATTGAGTATGAATTATTCAAAAAAAGGCCTACCTATCATTTTTTCGCAAAAACAATGTCAAACTGTGAAATGCTAGTCATAAAAAAATCACAGCTAGAGGAATATGCCTTAAGAGAACCAGATGTACTTGGCGCACTAACCAATTGGCTAAGTGTACGGTATGTAAAATCACAGATAAAATGTCAAGATTTAATCATGAATGGAAAAAAAGGCGGTTTATATTCGATTCTAATTAGATTATGCAATAACTATGGTATTGTAACTGAAAACGGAATCCTGATTGATTTACCTATTACCCATCAAGAGCTAGCTAATTTAACGTTTGGTACACGGGAAGTCATCCAGCGGATGCTGAAGGAGCTCCGTGAAAAGGACGTTCTTACTTATGACAATCAACGTTTTACGGTTAAAAACTTAGCTTATTTAAGACAAGAAGTTGATTGCCAGCACTGTAGTAAAGAAATCTGTGGTATTAACTAA
- a CDS encoding GntR family transcriptional regulator, which produces MEIQWKENNLLSVREHAYLYLKDLILEGTYKAGDRLIERELAAKLNISRTPIREALFRLESQGYVKTVPRKGVVVSNISEEQVIEVFTILSSLEVLAVKLAAQKMDTKTQKAFDLKIQELKEIQEKNEGTFNLEHIQMNHLINKASKSPKLYEILSGLIDYIHMSANMGYETPGRRQESLKEHISIMTALRNQEAEMAEYLMKIHIENSKKAYINYMDNLKVRLKK; this is translated from the coding sequence ATGGAAATACAATGGAAGGAAAACAATCTTCTTTCAGTTCGAGAACACGCCTATTTGTATCTGAAAGACTTAATTCTAGAAGGGACGTACAAAGCAGGAGACAGACTAATTGAAAGAGAACTTGCAGCCAAATTAAACATTAGCCGTACCCCTATAAGGGAAGCGTTGTTTCGTTTAGAATCGCAAGGATATGTTAAAACGGTACCAAGAAAAGGTGTCGTTGTATCTAATATTTCTGAAGAGCAGGTCATTGAAGTCTTTACGATCTTATCCTCACTGGAAGTGCTAGCAGTAAAGCTAGCCGCACAAAAAATGGATACGAAAACACAAAAGGCCTTCGACTTAAAGATTCAGGAGCTAAAAGAAATACAAGAAAAAAATGAAGGTACTTTTAATCTTGAACATATTCAGATGAACCATTTGATTAATAAAGCTTCGAAAAGTCCGAAACTATATGAAATTCTATCCGGTCTTATCGACTACATCCATATGTCGGCAAATATGGGCTATGAAACTCCAGGCAGAAGACAAGAATCATTAAAGGAACATATTAGCATCATGACGGCATTACGTAATCAGGAAGCGGAGATGGCTGAATATCTCATGAAAATTCATATTGAGAATTCAAAGAAGGCTTATATAAATTACATGGATAACTTGAAAGTAAGACTCAAAAAGTAA
- a CDS encoding superoxide dismutase, whose product MAFELPQLPYAYDALEPHIDKETMNIHHTKHHNTYVTNLNNALEGNNELLSKSVEEVIANLDAVPEAARTAVRNNGGGHANHSLFWQILSPNGGGEPTGAIADAINSKFGSYESFKDEFAKAATTRFGSGWAWLVVNNGSLEVTSTPNQDSPLMEGKTPILGLDVWEHAYYLKYQNRRPEYINAFFNVINWEEVTKRYEAAK is encoded by the coding sequence ATGGCATTTGAATTACCACAATTACCGTATGCATATGATGCTCTTGAGCCTCATATTGACAAAGAAACGATGAACATTCACCACACAAAGCACCACAACACATATGTAACGAACTTAAACAATGCTCTAGAGGGCAACAATGAGCTTCTTTCTAAATCTGTTGAAGAAGTGATTGCCAATTTAGATGCGGTTCCTGAAGCTGCACGTACTGCTGTCCGTAATAATGGCGGTGGACATGCTAACCACTCATTATTCTGGCAAATCCTTTCACCAAATGGCGGTGGAGAGCCAACAGGTGCAATTGCTGATGCAATTAACAGCAAATTTGGTAGCTATGAAAGCTTTAAGGATGAGTTTGCAAAAGCAGCAACAACTCGTTTTGGTTCAGGCTGGGCTTGGCTTGTTGTAAACAATGGCAGCCTTGAAGTAACTAGCACTCCAAATCAGGATTCTCCATTAATGGAAGGCAAAACACCAATTCTTGGACTTGATGTTTGGGAGCATGCTTACTATTTAAAATATCAAAACCGTCGTCCTGAATATATTAATGCATTCTTTAATGTGATTAATTGGGAAGAAGTTACAAAACGCTACGAAGCAGCAAAATAA
- a CDS encoding DUF456 domain-containing protein encodes MDYVYWGLIILLFIVAFVGLVYPVIPSVLFIFAGFILYGFLFSFSAFNWIFWLIQGLFVLLLFGADYISNIIGVKKFGGSKAGVWGSTIGLLVGPFIIPFLGIILGPFIGAVIAELIVHKVELKEAVKIGFGSVVGFISSVVTKGAVQLVMILYFIWVI; translated from the coding sequence ATGGATTATGTATATTGGGGTTTAATTATCCTTTTATTTATTGTGGCGTTTGTTGGGTTGGTGTATCCAGTCATACCAAGTGTCTTATTTATTTTCGCTGGGTTTATTTTGTACGGCTTTTTGTTCTCGTTTTCTGCTTTTAATTGGATTTTCTGGCTAATTCAAGGGTTATTTGTACTCTTGTTATTTGGGGCTGATTATATCTCCAATATAATAGGCGTGAAAAAGTTTGGCGGCTCGAAAGCGGGAGTTTGGGGAAGTACAATCGGTTTACTAGTAGGACCGTTTATTATCCCTTTTTTGGGGATTATTCTTGGACCCTTCATCGGTGCCGTTATAGCGGAGCTGATTGTCCATAAAGTGGAGCTGAAGGAAGCTGTGAAAATTGGCTTTGGCTCTGTTGTTGGCTTTATTAGCAGCGTGGTGACAAAGGGTGCCGTTCAGCTTGTGATGATTCTATACTTTATTTGGGTGATCTAA